A genomic stretch from Corynebacterium faecale includes:
- a CDS encoding HAD-IC family P-type ATPase codes for MSTPSKVPARAEDATPLRTPHTLPVPDVLRHLGSSTQGLESSRAAALLSSFGPNALRRAAPETMLQRLFRQINDPMIYVLIAAAVLTALLGNWTDTIVISAVVIVNMMVGFIQEGKAADALASIKEMLSPESTALRDGEWTTIDAAELVPGDIVRISAGDRIPADLRIITATNLQVEEAALTGESEPVLKHPDPVEDYAGIGDRTCMAFSSTTALTGTGTGVVTATGHDTEIGHITTMLEDVESVDTPLTRAMTKFSSTLAIACVVLAILMLVVSGIVHGTPMEQLIMSAIGFAVAAIPEGLPAVIAITLALGVQKMAGQKAITRQLNSVETLGSVTTVCSDKTGTLTKNEMTVRSLVTLQGFYDVSGSGYEPVGTISVTNTDEEVDPGQSPDVYALAEVAATVCDAEIREVDGRWQLIGEPTDGGIRTFALKTGVKPRPRQAEIPFDSSYKYMATLHEAAGEHLLLVKGAPDRLLDRSSHQGDGEPLDREFWDKRIDALGSRGLRVLAAARRTLPTLVDDPTTATVDEGGLTFLGLYGIMDPPRTEVIGAIDTVQKAGVRVRMITGDHASTAKAIAREVGIKGDGVLTGQQITDATDEDLRELVRDTGIFVRTSPEHKLRIVRALQANGEVVSMTGDGVNDAPSLKQADVGVAMGIKGTEATKDAADIVLADDNFATIARAMEMGRTIYDNLRKAIVFMLPTNGAQGLVIFVAMMFGWQLPITPLQVLWINLITAITLSLALSFEPAEPDIMRRRPRDPNANILDREAFARIVYVSLLLGAMTFWAFSLSLDNGATLEQARTIAVNSLAVGQVFYLLVTRFFRVRTLRKELVTRNPVSWLCIGIMMVLQLGFAYLPFMNATFDTSPVSPESWLLPLTAGVTIFVVVELEKLMRRQSSSDETVI; via the coding sequence ATGTCCACGCCGTCGAAGGTTCCAGCTCGAGCGGAGGATGCAACACCACTCCGCACACCCCATACGCTTCCCGTGCCGGACGTTCTGCGTCACCTGGGCTCCAGTACACAGGGGTTGGAATCCTCCCGGGCAGCCGCCCTGCTGAGCTCGTTCGGTCCGAATGCGCTGCGCCGCGCCGCCCCGGAGACCATGCTCCAGCGACTGTTCCGCCAGATCAATGACCCGATGATCTATGTGCTCATCGCCGCAGCGGTTCTGACCGCGCTTCTGGGAAATTGGACGGATACCATCGTCATCTCAGCGGTGGTGATCGTGAATATGATGGTGGGTTTCATTCAGGAGGGCAAGGCCGCGGACGCACTGGCCTCCATCAAGGAGATGCTCTCCCCGGAGTCAACCGCGCTGCGCGATGGTGAGTGGACCACCATCGATGCCGCGGAGCTGGTCCCCGGTGACATAGTCCGGATCTCAGCTGGAGATCGGATCCCGGCGGACCTCCGTATCATCACCGCAACCAACCTTCAGGTGGAGGAAGCCGCCCTCACGGGTGAATCGGAACCGGTTCTCAAACATCCCGATCCGGTGGAGGACTACGCCGGTATCGGCGACCGCACGTGCATGGCGTTCTCCTCCACCACTGCGCTGACCGGCACCGGCACGGGTGTGGTCACAGCCACCGGACACGATACGGAGATCGGGCATATCACCACCATGCTCGAGGATGTGGAAAGCGTGGACACCCCGCTGACCCGGGCGATGACCAAATTCTCCTCCACACTTGCCATCGCCTGCGTGGTCCTGGCCATCCTCATGCTGGTGGTCTCCGGTATCGTCCACGGAACGCCGATGGAACAACTCATCATGTCCGCCATCGGTTTTGCAGTCGCAGCAATTCCCGAGGGCCTGCCGGCGGTCATCGCCATCACCCTCGCCCTCGGCGTGCAGAAAATGGCCGGGCAGAAGGCCATCACCCGCCAGCTGAATTCGGTGGAAACACTGGGATCCGTGACCACCGTATGCTCCGACAAGACAGGAACCTTGACAAAAAATGAGATGACCGTGCGGTCGCTGGTCACCCTGCAGGGATTCTACGATGTCAGCGGGAGTGGTTATGAGCCGGTGGGCACCATCTCCGTCACCAATACCGACGAGGAGGTAGACCCCGGGCAGTCCCCCGATGTGTATGCCCTCGCCGAGGTGGCGGCCACTGTCTGCGATGCCGAGATCCGGGAGGTCGACGGCAGGTGGCAGCTCATCGGTGAGCCCACCGACGGTGGTATCCGCACCTTCGCGCTGAAAACCGGTGTGAAACCGAGGCCCCGACAGGCGGAGATCCCCTTCGACTCGTCCTATAAGTACATGGCCACCCTCCACGAGGCTGCCGGTGAACACCTCCTGCTGGTCAAGGGCGCACCCGACCGCCTGCTCGACCGCAGTTCCCATCAGGGGGACGGCGAGCCCCTCGACCGGGAGTTCTGGGACAAGCGCATCGATGCGCTTGGCTCGCGTGGGCTGCGGGTGCTGGCCGCTGCACGGCGCACGCTGCCTACGCTTGTCGACGACCCAACCACCGCCACAGTGGACGAAGGTGGACTCACCTTCCTGGGTCTCTACGGCATCATGGATCCACCCAGAACCGAAGTCATCGGTGCCATCGACACCGTGCAGAAGGCAGGCGTCCGCGTCCGGATGATCACCGGCGACCATGCCTCCACGGCAAAAGCCATCGCGCGGGAGGTCGGAATCAAAGGTGACGGGGTACTCACCGGCCAGCAGATCACCGATGCCACAGATGAGGACCTGCGTGAACTCGTCCGGGACACCGGTATCTTCGTCCGCACCAGCCCGGAGCATAAACTCCGTATCGTCCGGGCACTCCAGGCCAATGGTGAAGTGGTATCCATGACCGGTGATGGTGTCAACGATGCCCCGTCCCTCAAGCAGGCTGACGTGGGCGTGGCCATGGGCATCAAGGGCACAGAGGCCACCAAGGACGCTGCTGATATTGTGCTGGCCGATGACAACTTCGCCACCATCGCCCGCGCCATGGAGATGGGTCGCACCATCTATGACAACCTCCGCAAGGCCATTGTCTTCATGCTGCCCACCAACGGCGCCCAGGGCCTGGTGATCTTCGTAGCCATGATGTTCGGCTGGCAGTTGCCCATCACTCCCCTACAGGTGCTGTGGATCAATCTGATCACCGCCATCACGCTGTCCCTGGCACTGTCCTTTGAACCTGCAGAACCCGACATCATGAGACGCAGGCCCCGCGACCCCAACGCAAATATCCTGGATCGCGAGGCGTTCGCCCGCATTGTCTATGTATCCCTGCTGCTGGGTGCCATGACGTTCTGGGCCTTTTCACTATCACTGGACAATGGCGCCACCCTGGAGCAGGCCCGCACCATCGCGGTGAATAGTCTCGCCGTGGGGCAGGTGTTCTACCTCCTGGTCACCCGCTTCTTCCGGGTTCGCACCCTCAGGAAGGAACTGGTTACCCGCAACCCCGTCTCCTGGCTGTGCATCGGCATCATGATGGTTCTGCAACTGGGCTTCGCCTACCTCCCCTTCATGAACGCCACCTTCGATACCTCCCCGGTGTCCCCGGAGTCCTGGCTGCTCCCATTGACGGCGGGTGTGACCATCTTCGTGGTGGTGGAACTGGAAAAGCTCATGCGCAGACAGAGTAGCTCGGATGAGACGGTGATCTAG
- a CDS encoding DUF1990 domain-containing protein, whose amino-acid sequence MSTSELTYPPQFQGHSVKLLQGETADNLGLAGWKITDSSLVLGHGRDCFDQASERLFSWQAHEHAGVSVRDLGENRVELVIGPTRSRCFILQRVHGEDEALMVYGTLPGHVERGEEAFHIQMAPDGTVTGRCVAFSRHAWIWARIGAPAARLVQLYITRRYLKGMAPAI is encoded by the coding sequence ATGAGTACGTCAGAACTCACCTATCCTCCGCAGTTCCAGGGGCATTCCGTGAAGTTGCTGCAGGGGGAGACTGCGGACAATCTGGGACTGGCGGGGTGGAAGATCACCGATTCCAGCCTTGTCCTCGGCCACGGCAGAGACTGTTTTGACCAGGCCTCCGAGCGGTTATTTTCCTGGCAGGCCCATGAGCACGCGGGTGTGAGTGTGCGGGACCTGGGGGAGAACCGGGTGGAACTGGTTATCGGCCCCACGCGGTCCCGCTGTTTCATTCTGCAACGCGTCCACGGCGAAGATGAGGCACTCATGGTGTATGGAACCCTCCCCGGGCACGTGGAACGGGGTGAGGAAGCCTTCCATATCCAGATGGCCCCCGACGGTACTGTGACTGGGCGGTGTGTGGCCTTTTCGCGCCATGCGTGGATCTGGGCGAGAATCGGGGCTCCTGCCGCGCGACTGGTCCAGCTCTACATCACCCGCAGGTATCTCAAAGGAATGGCACCTGCCATCTAG
- a CDS encoding CsbD family protein gives MGLGDKIKNTAEKASGKAKEATGKATDNEQLQAEGKADQVKGDAKNKVEDVKDKLTGN, from the coding sequence ATGGGACTCGGCGACAAGATTAAGAACACCGCTGAAAAGGCTTCCGGCAAGGCGAAGGAAGCTACCGGCAAGGCCACCGACAACGAGCAGCTTCAGGCTGAGGGCAAAGCCGACCAGGTGAAGGGCGATGCCAAGAACAAGGTCGAAGATGTCAAGGATAAGCTCACCGGAAACTAG
- a CDS encoding ABC-F family ATP-binding cassette domain-containing protein encodes MIVTNDLEVRVGARTLLDAPGQLLRVQPGDRIGLVGRNGAGKTTTMRILSGETKPYGGSVTVAGEVGYLPQDSREGNIEQTARDRVLSARGLDQLRSSMERQQEIMETTTDPGKLDTAIGKYSRLEEQFQALGGYEADAEAAQICDNLGLEARILDQQLKTLSGGQRRRVELAQILFAAANGSGKSKTTLLLDEPTNHLDADSITWLREFLSKHEGGLIIISHDVELLGAVCNKIWYLDAVRAEADVYNMGFDKYVDARALDEARRRRERSNAEKKAGALKDQAARLGAKATKAAAAKQMIARAERMIDNLDDIRASDRAANIVFPEPAPCGKTPLNAKGLTKMYGSLEVFAGVDLAIDKGSRVVVLGFNGAGKTTLLKLLAGVERTDGEGGIVTGYGLKIGYFAQEHDTIDPDKSVWQNTIEACADADQQGLRSLLGSFMFSGEQLDQPAGTLSGGEKTRLALATLVSSRANVLLLDEPTNNLDPISREQVLDALRTYTGAVVLVTHDPGAVKALEPDRVIVLPDGTEDLWNEQYMEIVELA; translated from the coding sequence GTGATTGTCACCAATGATTTAGAAGTGCGCGTTGGCGCTCGTACCCTCCTCGACGCCCCAGGACAGCTCCTTCGCGTACAGCCCGGCGACCGCATCGGTCTCGTGGGTAGAAATGGTGCAGGAAAAACCACCACGATGCGTATCCTGTCCGGCGAAACCAAGCCGTACGGTGGTTCTGTCACCGTCGCTGGTGAGGTTGGATACCTCCCGCAGGACTCCCGCGAAGGCAATATCGAGCAGACCGCCCGCGACCGTGTCCTGTCCGCACGTGGCCTTGATCAGCTGCGTTCCTCCATGGAGCGCCAGCAGGAGATCATGGAAACCACCACCGATCCCGGAAAGCTGGATACCGCGATCGGTAAATACTCCCGCCTGGAGGAGCAGTTCCAAGCGCTTGGTGGCTATGAGGCCGACGCTGAAGCCGCCCAGATCTGCGACAACCTGGGCCTTGAGGCACGCATCCTGGATCAGCAGCTCAAGACCCTCTCCGGTGGTCAGCGTCGCCGCGTGGAGCTGGCACAGATCCTGTTCGCCGCCGCGAACGGCTCCGGCAAGTCCAAGACCACGCTGCTTCTCGACGAACCAACCAACCACCTCGATGCCGACTCCATCACCTGGCTCCGCGAATTCCTGTCCAAGCACGAGGGCGGGCTCATCATTATCTCGCACGACGTGGAACTCCTCGGTGCCGTCTGTAACAAAATCTGGTACCTGGACGCGGTGCGTGCGGAAGCCGATGTGTACAACATGGGCTTTGATAAGTACGTCGATGCCCGTGCACTCGATGAGGCCCGTCGTCGTCGCGAGCGTTCCAACGCTGAGAAGAAGGCAGGTGCCCTCAAGGACCAGGCTGCACGCCTGGGTGCCAAGGCCACCAAGGCGGCAGCAGCCAAGCAGATGATCGCCCGTGCAGAGCGCATGATCGACAACCTCGATGACATCCGTGCCTCCGATCGTGCCGCCAACATCGTCTTCCCGGAGCCAGCACCGTGCGGTAAGACCCCGCTCAACGCCAAGGGCCTGACCAAGATGTACGGTTCCCTCGAAGTCTTCGCCGGCGTGGATCTGGCCATTGACAAGGGCTCCCGCGTAGTGGTCCTCGGTTTCAACGGTGCCGGTAAGACCACCCTGTTGAAACTGCTGGCTGGTGTGGAACGCACCGACGGCGAGGGCGGCATTGTCACCGGCTATGGCCTGAAAATCGGCTATTTCGCACAGGAACACGACACCATCGACCCGGATAAATCGGTCTGGCAGAACACCATCGAAGCTTGCGCTGACGCCGATCAGCAGGGCCTGCGCAGCCTGCTGGGTTCCTTCATGTTCTCCGGCGAGCAGCTCGACCAGCCGGCCGGCACCCTCTCCGGTGGCGAGAAGACCCGCCTGGCCCTGGCCACCCTGGTCTCCTCCCGCGCCAACGTGCTGCTTCTCGACGAACCAACCAACAACCTTGACCCCATCTCCCGTGAACAGGTTCTGGACGCCCTCCGTACCTACACCGGAGCCGTTGTCCTGGTCACCCACGACCCGGGTGCCGTCAAGGCCCTGGAACCAGACCGCGTCATCGTCCTGCCCGACGGCACCGAAGACCTCTGGAATGAGCAGTACATGGAGATCGTCGAACTGGCTTAG